In Musa acuminata AAA Group cultivar baxijiao chromosome BXJ2-10, Cavendish_Baxijiao_AAA, whole genome shotgun sequence, a genomic segment contains:
- the LOC135624260 gene encoding protein kinase PINOID 2-like encodes MAVTAGRDDSDHDSSCSSLSTALESRRSWISDISFGTSSSISARSCRGGGQQQQLKPHKANQAEWEAIQRLRAASGSVRLEHFRLVRRLGSGDLGNVYLCRLRDPRFPGCLYAMKVVDREALAFRKKLQRAETEKEILRTLDHPFLPTLYADFDAAHYSCLLMEFCPGGDLHVVRQRQPGRRFTISSAKFYAAEILLALEYLHMMGVVYRDLKPENVLVRDDGHIMISDFDLSLKCDVVPKLMTQRLSGKPVARNAKGSRSSCVPPMQPVLACFYGRGANKHDRKPKTPEEDDLDDQEELDPELVAEPITARSKSFVGTHEYLAPEVISGAGHGSAVDWWALGVFLYEMIHGRTPFKGEDNERTLVNIIKAPLSFPVAAATGKELDELLRAQDLISKLLVKNPKKRIGSVKGSAQIKRHVFFKGVNWALIRSVRPPEVPGDSRRARSRSRGPVAAQMLSKKVRDEPYHIPQHIDYF; translated from the exons ATGGCAGTCACCGCCGGCCGAGACGACTCCGACCACGACAGCAGCTGCTCTTCCCTTAGCACTGCCCTCGAATCCCGCCGGAGCTGGATTAGCGACATCAGCTTCGGCACTTCCAGCTCCATCTCCGCCCGCTCCTGCCGCGGCGGAGGCCAGCAGCAGCAGTTGAAGCCCCACAAGGCGAATCAGGCCGAGTGGGAGGCCATCCAGCGTCTCCGCGCCGCCTCCGGCAGCGTCCGCCTTGAGCACTTCCGCCTCGTGCGTCGCCTCGGGAGCGGCGACCTCGGCAACGTCTATCTTTGCCGGCTCCGCGACCCCCGCTTCCCGGGCTGCCTCTACGCCATGAAGGTGGTCGACCGGGAGGCGCTCGCTTTCCGCAAGAAGCTCCAGCGTGCGGAGACCGAGAAGGAGATCCTCCGCACGCTTGACCACCCCTTCCTCCCCACCCTGTACGCCGACTTCGACGCCGCTCACTACTCATGCCTCCTCATGGAGTTCTGCCCCGGCGGCGACCTGCACGTCGTCCGCCAGCGCCAGCCCGGCCGCCGCTTCACAATCTCCTCTGCCAA GTTTTACGCCGCCGAGATCCTCTTGGCGTTGGAGTACCTCCACATGATGGGCGTGGTCTACAGAGACCTGAAGCCGGAGAACGTGCTCGTGAGGGACGACGGCCACATAATGATCTCCGACTTTGACCTCTCCCTCAAGTGCGACGTCGTCCCCAAGCTCATGACGCAAAGACTCAGCGGCAAGCCCGTGGCGAGGAACGCGAAGGGCTCCCGCTCGTCCTGCGTGCCGCCCATGCAGCCGGTGCTGGCCTGCTTCTACGGCCGTGGCGCCAACAAGCACGACAGGAAGCCGAAGACGCCCGAGGAAGATGACTTGGATGACCAGGAAGAGCTCGACCCGGAGCTCGTCGCCGAGCCCATCACCGCGCGGTCGAAGTCGTTCGTCGGGACGCACGAGTACCTCGCGCCCGAGGTGATCTCCGGCGCCGGCCACGGAAGCGCCGTCGACTGGTGGGCGCTCGGGGTGTTCCTCTACGAGATGATCCACGGCAGGACGCCGTTCAAAGGCGAGGACAACGAAAGGACCCTCGTAAACATCATCAAGGCGCCGCTTTCGTTTCCCGTAGCGGCAGCAACAGGCAAGGAGCTGGATGAGTTGCTCAGAGCGCAAGATCTCATAAGCAAGCTCCTGGTGAAGAACCCCAAGAAGAGGATCGGGAGCGTGAAGGGCTCTGCCCAGATCAAAAGGCATGTGTTCTTCAAGGGTGTGAATTGGGCTCTCATCAGGTCAGTGAGGCCACCTGAGGTCCCCGGAGACTCAAGGAGAGCTCGGAGTCGGAGCAGAGGTCCGGTAGCAGCTCAAATGCTAAGCAAGAAGGTCAGGGATGAGCCATACCACATCCCTCAGCATATTGACTACTTTTGA